In Ruminiclostridium papyrosolvens DSM 2782, the following proteins share a genomic window:
- a CDS encoding response regulator transcription factor, whose product MARILIVEDDKLINDGISIALKKGGHMVLSGFSYNEALCLFLNNSFELILLDINLPDRSGLELCNEIRKKSDIPIIFITANDTEQDIVNGFVIGCDDYIAKPFSLEVMNRRIHAVLRRTTPEDKNTFRSGEISINYDKMVVSKREVLIKLTATEYKLLALLTQNSGQVLTRDIILQRLWDTDEAFVDENAVSVNMRRLRQKIEDDPKNPKYIKTVFGIGYTWGEESCR is encoded by the coding sequence ATGGCCAGAATACTTATTGTTGAAGATGATAAGCTTATCAATGACGGGATATCAATTGCGCTAAAAAAGGGCGGACATATGGTTTTGTCAGGGTTTTCCTACAATGAAGCATTGTGTTTGTTTTTGAATAACAGCTTTGAATTAATATTGCTGGATATAAATCTTCCTGACAGAAGTGGTCTTGAGCTTTGTAATGAAATCCGCAAAAAATCTGATATTCCCATTATATTCATCACGGCAAATGACACTGAGCAGGATATTGTTAATGGTTTTGTGATTGGCTGTGACGACTATATTGCAAAACCCTTTTCTCTGGAAGTAATGAACCGGCGTATCCATGCGGTACTCAGACGGACCACACCTGAAGACAAAAACACTTTCCGCTCCGGTGAAATATCAATAAATTATGATAAAATGGTGGTTTCAAAGAGGGAAGTATTAATTAAACTCACCGCAACAGAGTACAAGTTGCTGGCACTACTTACACAAAACAGCGGGCAGGTGCTGACCAGAGATATTATTCTTCAGAGACTTTGGGACACGGATGAAGCCTTTGTTGATGAAAATGCAGTAAGTGTTAACATGAGGAGACTTAGACAAAAAATTGAGGATGACCCTAAAAATCCAAAATATATAAAAACTGTTTTCGGGATAGGCTATACCTGGGGAGAGGAGTCCTGCAGGTGA
- a CDS encoding sensor histidine kinase, with protein MKGIKKREAVLIAAIYCVCIAFMTYQLLIAKNIQAVIFCIIFTVLLVGMITAHILLLQREIKSVLVRLSDMVASLIDMRETEVFSVLNDDLLSKLQSQVLKLSRMLKLQNTKLQNEKNEIKSLISDISHQLKNPLANLKIYVSLIMDEDIEPLMRMEYLKNIDNQLDKLNWLMESMIKMTRLESGIIQLIREENSLNDVLMTSLKQIYQKALKKNIDIVFIPSEKDMRLPIDLRWTAEAIMNILDNSVKYTQESGKIKIQVHKYELFARIDIEDNGPGFDEQEVNDIFKRFYRGNNSKGIDGVGIGLYLTREIISMQDGYIKALSESGKGSTFSIFLPLES; from the coding sequence ATGAAGGGGATAAAAAAAAGAGAAGCTGTTTTAATAGCAGCGATATACTGTGTTTGTATTGCTTTTATGACATACCAACTGTTGATTGCGAAAAATATTCAGGCGGTTATATTCTGTATTATATTTACAGTATTGTTAGTCGGTATGATTACAGCACATATATTATTGCTTCAAAGGGAAATAAAAAGTGTATTGGTTCGGCTTTCAGACATGGTAGCGTCACTTATAGACATGAGGGAAACAGAAGTGTTTTCAGTACTCAACGATGATTTACTGTCAAAGTTGCAATCACAAGTGCTTAAACTTTCAAGAATGCTGAAGCTGCAAAACACAAAGCTGCAGAATGAGAAAAATGAAATAAAATCCTTGATTTCAGACATATCCCATCAGTTAAAGAACCCACTTGCAAACCTAAAAATATATGTATCACTCATAATGGACGAAGATATTGAGCCGTTAATGAGAATGGAATATCTGAAAAATATAGACAACCAATTGGATAAGCTGAATTGGTTAATGGAAAGTATGATAAAAATGACCAGGCTTGAAAGCGGCATTATCCAGTTGATACGAGAAGAGAACAGTTTGAATGATGTGCTGATGACATCTTTAAAACAGATATACCAAAAAGCATTAAAAAAGAATATAGATATAGTGTTTATTCCCTCTGAAAAGGATATGAGGCTGCCTATTGACCTTAGATGGACGGCGGAGGCTATAATGAATATTCTGGATAATTCTGTAAAGTACACACAGGAATCCGGGAAAATAAAAATACAAGTCCATAAATACGAGTTATTTGCCAGAATTGACATAGAAGATAATGGACCAGGATTTGACGAACAGGAAGTTAATGATATATTCAAGCGTTTCTACCGGGGGAATAATTCTAAAGGGATAGACGGGGTTGGCATTGGTCTCTATCTCACAAGAGAGATAATATCAATGCAGGACGGATATATAAAAGCATTGTCCGAATCAGGAAAGGGAAGTACTTTTTCGATTTTTTTGCCTCTGGAAAGCTGA
- a CDS encoding glutamine synthetase III, protein MSLISQIFGSNVYNDCVMRERLPKATYKALKKTIDEGLPLDLEIAEVVASSMKDWAIEKGATHYTHWFQPMTGITAEKHDSFINPTDDGKVILEFSGKELIKGEADGSSFPSGGLRVTFEARGYTAWDCTSPAFIKNNTLYIPTAFCSYTGETLDKKTPLLRSIESLSKNAVRLLKLFGNENVTKVTPTVGPEQEYFLIDKKMYDKRKDLIFTGRTLFGSKAPKGQEMDDHYYGSIKPRVSAFMEDLDLELWKLGISAKTEHNEVAPAQHELAPIFTTSNIATDHNQLVMELLKTVALRHDLVCLLHEKPFAGVNGSGKHNNWSLSTNDGQNLFDPGKTPHENVQFLIFLSAVIKAVDEYADLIRLSAANPGNDHRLGANEAPPAIISIFLGDELTRILEQIVSGEDIEANGIEKLMVGVKTLPALRKDTTDRNRTSPFAFTGNKFEFRMVGSSASIASPNFFLNTIVAHVLEQFADRLENAKDFSKEINSIIKDVVKENGRIIFNGNGYSDDWVKEAEKRGLPNIKSYVEAIACLLKEKNIAVMEKHKVFSRVEMHSRYEISLEKYIKTINIEAMTMLEMAKRQFLPACIKFETDIAKSINEIKNSGIEADLSANTDLLKETASFVSQFKKEISLLENSLSKAQNSFEDTFEQAMFYRNDVFARMEALRGVVDELERIVDSNIWPIPTYADILFNI, encoded by the coding sequence ATGAGTCTGATAAGCCAAATATTCGGTTCAAATGTATACAATGATTGCGTAATGAGAGAACGTTTGCCTAAAGCAACATACAAGGCATTGAAGAAAACTATTGACGAGGGTCTTCCTTTAGATCTCGAAATAGCTGAAGTGGTTGCCAGCTCAATGAAGGATTGGGCAATCGAAAAGGGTGCTACCCATTATACCCACTGGTTTCAGCCAATGACAGGTATTACCGCTGAAAAACATGATTCCTTCATTAATCCTACTGATGATGGAAAAGTTATTCTGGAGTTTTCCGGTAAAGAGTTGATTAAAGGTGAAGCAGATGGCTCATCCTTTCCTTCGGGAGGTTTGAGAGTCACCTTTGAAGCACGAGGCTACACTGCTTGGGATTGTACTTCACCTGCATTTATAAAAAATAACACTCTGTATATTCCAACTGCCTTCTGTTCATATACAGGTGAAACCCTTGATAAGAAAACACCTCTTTTAAGATCTATTGAAAGTCTGTCTAAAAATGCGGTAAGGCTGCTAAAGCTTTTCGGTAATGAAAACGTTACAAAGGTTACTCCTACAGTTGGTCCTGAGCAGGAATATTTCCTAATTGATAAGAAGATGTACGATAAAAGGAAAGATTTGATTTTTACGGGACGTACTCTGTTTGGCTCTAAAGCACCAAAGGGACAGGAAATGGATGATCATTACTACGGAAGTATAAAGCCTCGTGTTTCAGCATTTATGGAGGATCTTGACCTTGAATTATGGAAGCTTGGTATTTCAGCAAAAACCGAGCATAACGAAGTTGCTCCTGCACAGCATGAGCTTGCTCCAATTTTTACGACTTCCAATATTGCAACCGACCATAACCAGCTTGTTATGGAACTTCTGAAAACAGTTGCTCTAAGACATGACTTGGTGTGCCTGCTTCATGAAAAACCCTTCGCAGGAGTTAACGGTTCCGGTAAACATAATAATTGGTCACTATCCACAAATGACGGGCAGAACCTTTTTGACCCCGGTAAGACCCCTCATGAAAATGTTCAATTTCTGATTTTCCTGAGTGCCGTTATAAAAGCTGTAGACGAGTATGCGGATCTTATAAGGTTATCTGCCGCCAACCCCGGAAATGATCACAGATTAGGTGCAAATGAAGCTCCTCCTGCTATAATTTCCATTTTCCTTGGTGATGAACTTACAAGAATTCTTGAGCAGATTGTATCGGGAGAAGATATTGAAGCAAATGGTATTGAAAAACTCATGGTCGGTGTTAAAACTCTTCCGGCCTTAAGAAAAGATACAACGGACAGGAACAGAACTTCCCCCTTCGCCTTTACCGGAAATAAATTTGAGTTCAGAATGGTGGGTTCTTCTGCCTCCATTGCATCACCGAACTTCTTCCTCAATACAATAGTTGCCCATGTGTTGGAGCAGTTTGCCGACAGACTTGAAAATGCAAAGGATTTCTCAAAAGAAATAAACAGCATTATAAAAGATGTTGTAAAAGAAAACGGACGAATAATATTCAATGGTAACGGATATTCTGATGATTGGGTAAAAGAAGCTGAAAAAAGAGGCCTTCCAAACATTAAAAGTTATGTTGAAGCTATTGCTTGCCTGTTAAAGGAAAAAAATATTGCTGTCATGGAAAAGCACAAGGTCTTCTCCAGAGTTGAAATGCATTCCAGATATGAAATTTCTCTTGAGAAATATATTAAGACTATTAATATAGAAGCCATGACTATGCTTGAAATGGCAAAAAGACAGTTTCTCCCGGCTTGCATCAAATTTGAAACTGATATTGCAAAATCAATAAACGAGATTAAGAACAGCGGAATTGAAGCAGATTTAAGTGCTAATACAGACTTGTTAAAAGAAACGGCTTCCTTTGTTTCTCAATTTAAAAAAGAAATTTCTCTGTTGGAAAATAGTCTGAGCAAAGCTCAGAACTCTTTTGAAGATACATTTGAGCAAGCTATGTTCTACAGAAATGATGTATTTGCAAGAATGGAAGCATTAAGAGGGGTTGTTGATGAACTGGAGCGTATAGTAGATTCAAACATCTGGCCTATCCCAACTTATGCGGATATTCTGTTCAATATATAA
- a CDS encoding transglutaminase-like domain-containing protein, which translates to MTHLIDILTNPINLIIIIPVLITLVSSLVTRYTRERVIKSFYSIINSVELISGLLIALFLTRGILFDKSNQFFVYIHNHMPETAKESLAANNIYTYLCVAFVVLLIVVLLIKLIMYPLYKHIFGAMAQGIYKVMSSMNSVTRRIIAFVCSVPKAAVSLISICFVLYFFSYYFTVPRLSIWIDDSAVLQGVYRTALKPVIESDIAKKIPVIINDRFVSATMNGQEVKIAENIRDTLDSYNIKVIQYFNGVTLDDAVKSNDEIDKLALELTAGKSGEYDKAKAIYKWITKNIKYDYPKAKQIAIKTEGTKSGSVICYETRKGICFDYSSLFISMCRVNGIKVRLVTGLGYSGLAWGDHAWNQFYDSKGKKWINVDCTFGVTGNYFNSSKFNLDHKGDRVQEEW; encoded by the coding sequence GTGACCCATTTGATAGATATACTCACAAATCCGATTAATTTAATTATAATTATACCTGTTTTAATAACTTTGGTTAGTTCTCTTGTAACAAGATATACCCGTGAAAGAGTTATTAAGAGTTTTTATTCGATAATAAACAGTGTCGAGTTAATCTCAGGTTTATTAATTGCATTGTTTTTAACAAGAGGAATTCTATTTGACAAAAGCAATCAGTTTTTTGTGTACATTCACAACCATATGCCTGAAACTGCCAAAGAAAGTCTTGCAGCAAACAATATATATACCTATTTATGTGTTGCCTTTGTTGTACTATTAATTGTAGTACTTTTAATAAAGCTGATTATGTATCCTTTGTATAAACATATATTTGGAGCTATGGCTCAGGGAATATACAAGGTTATGAGTTCAATGAATTCTGTGACCAGAAGAATCATTGCATTTGTTTGCAGTGTACCAAAGGCAGCAGTTTCACTAATTTCTATCTGCTTTGTTTTATATTTTTTTTCGTACTATTTTACAGTACCTCGTTTATCAATTTGGATTGACGACTCAGCGGTGCTTCAGGGAGTTTACAGGACGGCTTTAAAGCCGGTAATTGAATCGGATATTGCCAAGAAAATCCCTGTAATAATCAATGATCGTTTTGTAAGCGCTACAATGAACGGACAGGAAGTTAAAATAGCCGAAAATATCAGAGATACTCTTGACAGTTACAATATAAAGGTTATTCAGTATTTTAATGGTGTGACTCTTGATGATGCAGTAAAATCAAATGATGAAATAGATAAGCTAGCCCTTGAATTAACCGCTGGAAAGTCTGGAGAATATGATAAAGCAAAAGCAATATACAAATGGATTACTAAAAATATAAAATATGATTACCCAAAGGCAAAACAGATTGCAATTAAGACAGAGGGAACAAAGTCAGGGTCTGTAATATGTTATGAGACGAGAAAAGGAATCTGCTTTGACTACTCAAGTCTGTTTATTTCAATGTGCAGAGTAAACGGGATAAAAGTAAGACTGGTTACAGGTCTTGGTTATAGCGGATTAGCCTGGGGAGATCATGCATGGAATCAGTTCTATGACAGCAAAGGGAAAAAATGGATAAATGTTGACTGCACCTTTGGTGTAACCGGAAACTATTTTAATTCTTCAAAATTCAATTTGGATCACAAAGGTGACCGGGTACAGGAAGAATGGTAA
- a CDS encoding YmaF family protein, translated as MVNHYHFYKFNSLTGEKHSHRLTGYTEYMFGIGLFHFHIYFGTTSFNGHYHVYSGITGLPIKTSRGHKHKIAGKLNVSDSHCHYYENYTHENIEYTGGKILKRVLS; from the coding sequence ATGGTTAATCACTATCATTTTTACAAATTTAATAGTTTAACTGGTGAAAAGCATTCTCACAGACTTACGGGATATACTGAATATATGTTTGGTATAGGGTTATTCCACTTTCATATATATTTTGGAACAACCTCTTTTAACGGGCATTATCATGTATATTCAGGAATAACGGGATTACCCATTAAGACTTCTCGAGGGCACAAACATAAAATTGCCGGAAAACTAAATGTGTCAGATTCACACTGTCATTACTATGAAAATTATACCCATGAAAACATAGAATATACGGGAGGAAAAATTCTAAAAAGGGTGTTATCTTAA
- a CDS encoding M24 family metallopeptidase, which yields MKEILTGKELEKRAKRLCAVATEKYPDWDTIIILGRVNQYYFTGTMQDGILIVKRDGKLMYFARRSYERAKIESPISDCIYSMEKYSDAAAVCGKLFGNTLIETDIATIEVLERLQSKFEIGRIYPLKKILSEIRAIKSPYELDAIREAGKRHKCLLEEVVPGILREGMSEVELSAELFEKMLKLGHQGVSRFSSYQTEMIIGQIAFGVNSLYPTNFDGPGGMKGLSPAVPLFGSLNTLLKKGDLVFIDVGFCVEGYHSDKTQVYMFGGKPTEEVEKTHRQCIEIQKKTASLLKPGNIPSEIYNSIMSCLESSFLENFMGFGDRKVRFLGHGVGLHVDELPVIAKGFDNPLKENMVFALEPKKGIPQVGMVGGEDTYIITSDGGECITGGERDIILV from the coding sequence ATGAAAGAAATTTTGACTGGAAAAGAACTGGAGAAAAGGGCGAAGCGGCTGTGTGCTGTGGCTACTGAAAAATATCCGGATTGGGATACAATAATAATATTGGGGCGTGTTAATCAATATTATTTCACGGGGACTATGCAAGACGGAATACTCATAGTTAAAAGAGATGGAAAATTAATGTATTTTGCCAGAAGAAGCTATGAGAGGGCGAAAATAGAGTCACCCATATCCGATTGCATATATTCTATGGAAAAGTATTCCGATGCTGCAGCGGTTTGCGGTAAATTGTTTGGAAACACGCTTATAGAAACTGATATTGCAACTATTGAAGTACTGGAAAGACTTCAGAGTAAATTTGAGATAGGTAGAATCTATCCACTAAAAAAGATATTGTCTGAGATAAGGGCAATTAAAAGTCCGTATGAACTTGATGCTATAAGGGAGGCCGGAAAACGACACAAATGCCTGCTTGAGGAGGTTGTACCGGGCATTCTCAGGGAAGGAATGAGTGAGGTTGAATTATCAGCAGAGCTGTTTGAAAAAATGTTGAAGCTTGGACATCAGGGCGTTTCACGGTTCAGCAGCTATCAAACTGAAATGATAATAGGGCAGATTGCTTTTGGTGTAAATTCACTGTATCCTACCAATTTTGACGGACCCGGAGGTATGAAAGGGTTAAGCCCGGCAGTACCGCTGTTTGGCAGTCTTAATACTCTTCTAAAAAAAGGTGATTTGGTATTTATTGATGTGGGTTTCTGTGTTGAGGGATATCATAGTGACAAAACACAGGTATATATGTTTGGAGGTAAACCTACAGAAGAAGTAGAAAAAACCCACAGACAATGTATTGAGATACAAAAAAAGACCGCTTCCCTTCTCAAGCCTGGGAATATACCCTCTGAGATTTATAATAGTATTATGAGTTGTCTGGAATCATCGTTTTTAGAGAACTTTATGGGCTTTGGGGACAGAAAAGTGAGATTCTTGGGCCACGGAGTGGGTCTTCATGTTGATGAACTCCCTGTAATTGCAAAGGGTTTTGATAATCCATTAAAAGAGAATATGGTATTTGCCCTTGAACCGAAAAAAGGTATACCGCAAGTGGGTATGGTAGGCGGTGAAGACACATATATTATTACTTCTGACGGCGGCGAGTGCATTACAGGAGGAGAGAGAGACATTATTTTAGTGTAG
- a CDS encoding AlkZ-related protein, whose amino-acid sequence MAMLKRYNDFIDRVNELGFMALSNIHEGFPSLSSETSKNQWHTGEIDSDPWQWKDRAAEEKKLAFGCILGGNKGFVSARMYPYFYRAYKPTLSMEERWEQGMIFPELWNLWKLFADKTLMDTAEIRKEMGVTAKSGGSKLDRAIVELQKEYFITVAGNRYKINKQGEPYGWPANIYDKVENWAPSEWIEKTCNTNVEESRETIISTCLSICKGVDIKKLTKTLALK is encoded by the coding sequence ATGGCTATGTTGAAAAGATACAATGATTTTATAGATAGAGTTAACGAGTTGGGCTTTATGGCACTTTCAAATATACATGAAGGGTTTCCGTCACTTTCCTCAGAAACCTCAAAAAATCAGTGGCATACGGGAGAAATTGATTCTGATCCTTGGCAGTGGAAGGATAGGGCTGCAGAGGAAAAAAAGCTTGCTTTTGGTTGCATTCTTGGAGGGAACAAGGGCTTTGTTTCTGCTAGGATGTATCCATATTTTTATAGAGCATATAAGCCAACCTTATCAATGGAAGAACGATGGGAACAAGGGATGATATTTCCTGAATTATGGAATTTATGGAAGTTGTTTGCTGATAAGACTCTTATGGACACAGCTGAAATAAGAAAAGAAATGGGTGTTACTGCAAAAAGTGGGGGAAGCAAGCTTGACAGAGCTATTGTAGAGCTTCAGAAAGAATACTTCATTACAGTTGCAGGTAATAGATACAAGATTAATAAGCAGGGAGAGCCCTATGGCTGGCCGGCAAATATATATGACAAGGTAGAAAACTGGGCTCCTTCGGAATGGATTGAAAAAACCTGTAATACTAATGTTGAAGAGTCCAGAGAAACTATTATTAGTACTTGCCTTTCGATATGTAAAGGAGTGGATATAAAGAAGCTGACTAAAACCCTTGCACTAAAATAA
- a CDS encoding polysaccharide deacetylase family protein, with translation MKIRLLLLKAKKIPKKVIIMFILTFALFATIGYTANTVGVFNPAKHLPIYSVETEQKAVSITFDCAWGAGDIPQILDTLKKDNVKATFFMVGQWAEKFPDAVKLIANDGHDIANHGYSHLRMSTISKEKCKSEIELCNQKLEEISGVKINLFRPPYGDYNNTVVDTCNEMGCYPIQWNVDSLDWRKEMSRQAILDRILKRTKPGAILLFHNDTQYTAQLLPEIIKGLKSQGLEFLPVSQLIMKENYYIDDQGRQQNKK, from the coding sequence ATGAAAATAAGATTATTATTGTTAAAGGCAAAAAAAATACCTAAAAAAGTTATAATAATGTTTATACTTACGTTTGCACTGTTTGCTACAATAGGCTATACCGCCAACACAGTTGGCGTTTTTAACCCGGCAAAGCACCTTCCGATTTACAGTGTTGAAACAGAACAAAAGGCTGTTTCAATCACTTTTGACTGTGCCTGGGGAGCAGGCGACATACCACAAATACTTGATACCCTTAAAAAAGATAATGTAAAAGCAACATTTTTTATGGTTGGACAGTGGGCAGAAAAGTTCCCTGATGCAGTCAAACTTATAGCAAATGACGGTCATGATATTGCTAACCACGGGTATTCACATCTACGTATGAGTACAATCAGTAAGGAGAAGTGCAAAAGTGAAATAGAACTATGCAACCAAAAACTGGAAGAAATATCGGGTGTTAAAATAAACCTCTTTAGACCACCATACGGAGATTATAATAATACTGTTGTAGATACCTGTAATGAAATGGGATGTTACCCCATTCAATGGAATGTTGACAGTCTTGACTGGCGTAAGGAAATGAGTAGGCAGGCCATATTAGACAGAATTCTCAAAAGAACCAAGCCGGGTGCAATACTGCTTTTCCATAATGACACCCAGTATACAGCACAGCTTCTCCCTGAGATTATAAAAGGACTTAAATCTCAGGGACTTGAATTCTTACCTGTATCTCAATTAATAATGAAAGAAAATTATTACATTGATGATCAGGGAAGACAGCAAAATAAAAAATAG
- a CDS encoding leucine-rich repeat protein: protein MRKVIKKVKLVALALALFTVAGFLNDNGIINFGLLSNTVYAATTLTSDDGLWNFTEAGEIGNYLGSETVVTIPEQLSSNSVTYNITKIPWNALSWNNNITQINIGSNITYIANSPFADMTSLKDIKVSSGNANYCDINGILYNKGKSKLMRFPQMNSTEVLELPDTFVECNINALEKCSNVHMLKIPASYRGKASSAGDTLTYKSFPNLENIEVSQGNVNYTSQDGVLYNYDKSMLVWYPAKRFATDFTFPDSVKSIANNAFENATNLENVDLTSNIDTIKSCFSGCKLTSINHIKTREEYINWDTSIKSVFQNNLNVFERQPFLKSLVEQEVQYAFDNYIQAGMNDYQKIKALYNYVTNKVSYITSGSISDSKNHCISSIFLGDSTVCEGYTLGMSLLLDKAGITNCPVSGGNHAWNLVYLNDTWLQIDATWDDDGAQAGTSYFLKTAKEYTELGHPKYNYLCNSNFTDYSYGKDKNIYAKVLPKCDGIIGDINKDGILNQQDLLSMQNEIRSYSMYWQDGYYNVLADMNRDGQINSDDYNLLDDLV, encoded by the coding sequence ATGAGAAAAGTAATTAAGAAAGTCAAATTAGTAGCGTTAGCATTAGCTCTATTTACTGTGGCAGGATTCCTTAATGATAATGGTATTATCAATTTTGGCTTACTATCAAATACGGTATACGCAGCAACTACCTTAACCTCTGATGACGGGTTATGGAATTTTACTGAAGCAGGCGAAATAGGCAACTATTTGGGTAGTGAAACTGTAGTAACAATACCTGAGCAGCTTTCATCAAATAGTGTCACGTATAATATCACAAAGATTCCTTGGAATGCATTAAGCTGGAATAACAATATTACTCAGATTAACATTGGCTCCAACATTACGTACATAGCTAATTCGCCATTTGCAGATATGACAAGCCTAAAGGATATAAAGGTAAGTTCCGGAAATGCAAATTACTGTGATATAAACGGTATTTTATACAATAAGGGAAAATCAAAATTGATGAGATTTCCCCAAATGAATTCCACTGAGGTTTTGGAGTTACCGGATACATTTGTAGAGTGTAATATCAATGCTTTAGAAAAATGCTCAAATGTACATATGTTAAAAATACCTGCAAGCTACAGAGGAAAAGCAAGTAGTGCAGGGGATACATTAACATATAAATCATTTCCAAATTTAGAGAATATTGAGGTTTCACAGGGAAATGTCAATTACACAAGTCAGGATGGTGTCCTTTACAATTATGATAAATCAATGCTTGTATGGTATCCTGCCAAAAGGTTTGCCACTGATTTTACATTTCCCGATAGTGTTAAAAGCATAGCGAATAATGCATTTGAAAATGCAACAAATCTAGAAAATGTAGATCTGACATCAAATATAGATACAATAAAATCTTGTTTTTCAGGATGTAAATTAACATCTATAAATCATATTAAAACAAGAGAAGAATATATTAACTGGGATACTTCAATCAAGTCCGTATTCCAAAATAATTTAAATGTTTTTGAACGGCAGCCCTTCTTAAAATCTCTGGTTGAGCAGGAAGTCCAATATGCTTTTGATAATTATATTCAGGCTGGTATGAATGATTATCAAAAAATCAAGGCATTATATAATTATGTTACTAATAAAGTATCTTATATTACAAGTGGAAGCATATCAGACTCAAAAAATCACTGCATAAGCTCAATATTTCTTGGTGATTCCACTGTTTGTGAGGGCTACACTCTTGGCATGTCTTTACTATTGGATAAGGCAGGAATAACAAATTGTCCTGTTTCCGGAGGAAATCATGCATGGAATCTTGTATATCTTAATGATACATGGTTACAAATTGATGCTACGTGGGATGATGACGGAGCTCAGGCTGGTACCAGCTACTTCTTAAAAACAGCCAAGGAGTATACAGAATTGGGGCATCCAAAATATAATTACTTATGTAATTCAAATTTCACTGATTATAGTTATGGCAAGGATAAGAACATATATGCAAAAGTTTTGCCGAAGTGTGATGGAATTATAGGAGATATTAATAAGGACGGGATACTTAATCAGCAGGATTTATTATCCATGCAGAATGAAATCCGGAGCTACTCCATGTATTGGCAAGATGGCTATTATAACGTTCTGGCAGATATGAATCGTGACGGACAAATTAATTCAGATGATTATAACCTACTGGATGATTTGGTTTAA
- a CDS encoding restriction endonuclease has product MSVIIEVLKRNGYKIKSTRDCGIDGSGLILNSIQFAEIWKHGLNQIIDVELAMNLAKCMQKNSVYRGMLITLGDFKPCAKAFCHRNVIECVNGDQLLNMCKAVQKTKAILQPAK; this is encoded by the coding sequence ATGTCTGTTATAATCGAAGTTTTGAAAAGAAACGGCTATAAGATTAAGTCGACACGTGATTGCGGAATTGACGGAAGCGGTCTTATACTGAATAGTATACAATTTGCCGAGATATGGAAGCATGGATTAAATCAGATTATAGATGTTGAACTTGCTATGAATTTGGCTAAATGTATGCAGAAGAATTCCGTGTATAGGGGAATGCTTATAACTTTAGGCGATTTTAAGCCTTGTGCTAAAGCTTTTTGTCATAGAAATGTTATTGAATGTGTAAACGGCGACCAGTTACTAAATATGTGTAAAGCTGTCCAAAAAACAAAAGCTATTTTGCAACCTGCAAAATAG
- the queC gene encoding 7-cyano-7-deazaguanine synthase QueC, with protein MKKAVVLLSGGMDSTTALYIAKSQGYEIYAISFNYGQRHFKELECAKIISEKAGVKEHIIVNTNMDAWGGSALTDSSISVPDSNIHNGKIPITYVPARNMIFLSFAASYAEVIGAQDIFIGVSEVDYSGYVDCRQEFIDAMENAINFGTVCAVEEGKKIKIHAPLVCMTKSDEIKLGIKLGVDYSLTWTCYRGEELACGTCDSCSLRLKAFKEAGEKDPLQYTVI; from the coding sequence TTGAAAAAGGCAGTAGTTTTATTATCAGGAGGTATGGACTCCACAACAGCTTTATACATAGCAAAATCTCAAGGATATGAAATATATGCTATATCTTTTAATTATGGACAAAGGCATTTTAAAGAGCTTGAATGCGCCAAGATAATTTCAGAAAAAGCTGGTGTTAAAGAACACATTATTGTAAATACAAATATGGATGCATGGGGTGGCTCTGCGCTAACAGACTCTAGTATTAGTGTACCCGACAGTAATATACATAATGGTAAAATTCCAATAACATATGTACCGGCACGAAATATGATTTTCTTGTCCTTTGCAGCATCTTACGCAGAAGTAATCGGTGCACAAGATATATTTATCGGTGTAAGTGAAGTTGACTATTCGGGGTATGTTGATTGTAGACAAGAATTTATTGATGCTATGGAAAATGCTATTAACTTTGGTACAGTATGTGCTGTAGAAGAAGGTAAAAAAATTAAAATTCATGCTCCTCTGGTATGTATGACTAAATCGGATGAGATAAAGTTAGGTATTAAATTAGGAGTAGACTATAGCCTTACATGGACATGCTACCGTGGCGAAGAATTGGCTTGCGGAACATGTGACAGTTGTTCCTTGCGCTTGAAGGCTTTTAAAGAAGCCGGGGAAAAAGACCCGCTACAATATACCGTGATTTAG